The candidate division WOR-1 bacterium RIFOXYB2_FULL_36_35 genome includes a region encoding these proteins:
- a CDS encoding 3-oxoacyl-ACP synthase translates to MRAKIIGTGSYLPEKIVTNDDLSKMVETSDEWITTRTGIKARRVTDYGTTTSDLAVNAAKKAIESSGINPLELDFIIVATCTPDTLFPSVACILQDRLGAKNAGALDVSAACSGFNFALATAASFIESGKYKNILVVGADTLTKYLDWQDRNTCVLFGDGAGAVVLQATEEDCGILSSYLKAKGEGGQFLVMPGGGSKDPELRNSRFINMNGKEVFKFAVKALEESVVEALKLAHLELEDIDFLIPHQANIRIIDHVLKKFNLPKDKVYVNLQNYGNTSAASVSIALDEAVKINKIKKGDIVVLSGFGAGLTYAANVLKWG, encoded by the coding sequence ATGAGAGCAAAAATTATAGGCACAGGATCCTATCTTCCTGAAAAAATTGTGACAAATGATGACCTTTCAAAGATGGTTGAAACTTCAGATGAATGGATTACAACCCGTACAGGCATAAAGGCGCGGAGAGTTACGGATTACGGAACAACAACTTCAGATTTAGCTGTAAATGCGGCTAAAAAAGCTATTGAATCATCTGGAATTAATCCTTTAGAATTAGATTTTATTATAGTGGCAACCTGTACTCCTGATACTCTTTTTCCGTCTGTTGCTTGTATTCTTCAAGATAGACTTGGCGCAAAAAATGCAGGCGCCCTTGATGTTTCTGCTGCCTGTTCAGGGTTTAATTTTGCATTGGCAACCGCTGCAAGTTTTATAGAATCCGGCAAATATAAAAATATTCTTGTCGTTGGCGCTGATACTTTAACAAAATATCTTGATTGGCAGGACAGAAACACTTGTGTCCTTTTTGGAGATGGGGCGGGGGCTGTTGTTCTCCAAGCGACGGAAGAGGATTGTGGGATATTAAGCAGTTATCTGAAAGCAAAGGGGGAGGGGGGACAGTTTCTTGTTATGCCGGGAGGGGGATCTAAAGATCCTGAACTTAGAAATAGCAGATTTATTAACATGAATGGCAAAGAGGTTTTTAAATTTGCGGTTAAAGCTCTTGAAGAGTCTGTTGTTGAGGCCTTGAAACTTGCCCACCTTGAGCTTGAAGATATAGATTTTTTAATTCCTCATCAGGCAAATATCAGGATAATAGATCATGTCTTAAAGAAATTTAACTTGCCAAAAGATAAAGTTTATGTTAATTTGCAGAATTACGGGAACACGTCGGCAGCTTCTGTCTCGATAGCACTTGACGAAGCTGTTAAAATAAATAAAATTAAAAAAGGCGACATAGTTGTCCTTTCTGGCTTTGGAGCCGGACTTACGTATGCCGCCAATGTTTTAAAATGGGGGTAG
- a CDS encoding acyl-CoA dehydrogenase, translating into MDYGFTEEQIMVRELVRKIALEKVLPVRAELDEKGIFPKDILKVLSDADLCGLYVPEEYGGFGQDILSFCIATEELSRVCGGVGVTFAASALGASPILLFGTEEQKKKYMPEIAKGTKLAAFGLTEANAGSDAGGIETTAVKDGDYYILNGTKQWITNGGEADTYTVVAMTDKKKGARGATAFILEKGTPGFDFGKKEDKMGIRCSATRELVFQNCKINKEQILGKEGMGFIVAMKTLDMTRPGIGAQAVGIAQGALDEAVKYAKERIQFGRPIIALQAIQHMLADMATRIEASRALVYSVAKAMNNGAKDFTKEASMAKLFASDTAMYVTTEAVQILGGYGYMKEYPVEKMMRDAKITQIYEGTNQIQRNQIGLALIKESARR; encoded by the coding sequence TTGGATTATGGTTTTACAGAAGAACAGATAATGGTTAGAGAATTGGTGAGAAAAATAGCGCTTGAAAAGGTGTTGCCTGTTAGGGCGGAGCTTGATGAGAAAGGGATATTCCCGAAAGATATTTTAAAAGTTTTGTCGGATGCGGATCTTTGCGGTTTATATGTTCCTGAAGAGTACGGAGGGTTCGGGCAGGATATACTCTCCTTTTGTATTGCGACAGAAGAATTGAGTCGAGTATGTGGCGGAGTTGGCGTTACCTTTGCAGCTTCGGCTCTTGGAGCTAGTCCAATTTTGCTCTTTGGAACCGAAGAACAAAAGAAAAAATATATGCCAGAGATTGCTAAGGGGACCAAACTTGCCGCTTTTGGTTTGACAGAAGCAAATGCCGGTTCAGATGCCGGAGGGATTGAAACCACAGCCGTAAAAGATGGGGATTATTATATTTTAAATGGAACAAAGCAGTGGATAACAAATGGGGGGGAGGCGGATACTTATACTGTTGTTGCGATGACAGATAAGAAAAAAGGCGCTCGTGGAGCAACGGCTTTTATCTTGGAAAAAGGGACTCCTGGTTTTGATTTTGGTAAAAAAGAAGATAAGATGGGAATCCGCTGTTCCGCAACTCGTGAGCTGGTTTTCCAAAACTGTAAAATCAACAAAGAGCAGATTTTAGGCAAAGAAGGGATGGGTTTTATAGTTGCTATGAAGACCCTTGATATGACTCGACCTGGAATAGGCGCTCAAGCTGTTGGGATTGCTCAAGGAGCGCTTGATGAGGCTGTTAAATATGCGAAAGAGAGAATTCAATTTGGCAGACCGATTATCGCTCTTCAGGCAATTCAGCATATGCTTGCTGATATGGCTACGCGTATAGAGGCTTCTCGTGCTTTGGTTTACAGTGTTGCAAAAGCCATGAATAATGGGGCAAAGGATTTTACAAAAGAGGCTAGTATGGCAAAGCTTTTTGCTTCTGATACTGCGATGTATGTTACGACTGAAGCAGTTCAAATTTTGGGCGGGTACGGATATATGAAAGAATATCCTGTTGAAAAAATGATGCGAGATGCAAAAATTACTCAGATATACGAAGGGACCAATCAGATACAGAGAAATCAAATAGGATTGGCTTTGATTAAAGAGAGTGCTAGGAGATAG